The Diachasmimorpha longicaudata isolate KC_UGA_2023 chromosome 14, iyDiaLong2, whole genome shotgun sequence genome includes a region encoding these proteins:
- the LOC135169290 gene encoding E3 ubiquitin-protein ligase RAD18-like: MTKFSDITWPAEYSELKRIEELLVCGICYDYMETSVMTPCSHNYCSLCIRKYLHYKNQCPACFQDTFEKDLHTNRIIDEIILYFSTIRDKLVTCITGTKCQPPSEESVLSPPVRPARSSQLKSPEVRSKPALPSDDISSSVTSTTKSFSSPSTSGTSSLSTFFTPKSRKQGRSIPQVPCPVCRVEISETHINKHLDDCLKRDSEPERPPRLELKRKPLPKLVVCLMKDTELKKKMKLLNLSIRGDRKTLENRYQRYCTLYNAECDKLSPRSVEEVLKQCEEEEELERMTHEAKINVSRLHITRNSNQNVIEAMQKHYLEANKHKYEDLIAQIKRRKTPKPPVRRSLINDDQRVNGDEGTRDEDLTSGRMLQDSFQDQDSDDSCLLQTYISDHPMNFLCLGMGEDSSSPKKKKKRDEALVPDNSMRNGVDSPGEQAASIYEVTTDAETDDDERDCMDISVMTACPGNSVTVMEPSLKEEMMLIEERKSKGRILADSIAKDFCDDDSNEDEEKVEGKVTGSGRGDKENDEGESIVARRPVRKRNHPSRFRDEGEKGQSGRLTPIDALREEINGNKVVVEKGNDGTLKRRRRRKATEGSEEPPRRPVRKREAVNVLQGN; the protein is encoded by the exons atgacgaaattctCGGACATAACTTGGCCAGCTGAATACTCTGAATTGAAG AGAATCGAGGAACTCCTCGTCTGTGGAATATGCTACGACTACATGGAGACATCGGTGATGACACCCTGTTCACACAACT ATTGTTCCCTCTGCATCAGGAAATACCTGCACTATAAGAACCAGTGTCCAGCGTGTTTCCAGGACACCTTCGAGAAGGATCTCCACACAAATCGAATCATCGACGAGATAATCCTGTACTTTTCCACGATCCGCGACAAATTGGTGACTTGTATTACCGGTACAAAATGCCAGCCACCATCCGAGGAGTCTGTCCTATCACCTCCAGTACGTCCAGCGCGTTCGAGTCAGCTAAAATCCCCGGAGGTACGTTCAAAGCCGGCGCTACCCTCCGACGATATCTCGAGTTCAGTGACGTCTACAACAAAATCTTTCTCGAGTCCCAGCACGAGTGGTACCTCGAGTCTGTCGACTTTCTTCACTCCAAAGTCTCGAAAGCAAGGTCGATCGATTCCCCAGGTTCCCTGCCCGGTTTGCAGGGTAGAAATATCCGAGACACACATAAACAAGCACCTCGACGACTGCCTGAAGCGCGACTCCGAACCAGAACGTCCCCCAAGACTGGAATTAAAACGCAAACCCCTGCCGAAGCTCGTTGTCTGCCTGATGAAGGACACAGAGTTGAAGAAGAAGATGAAGCTGCTGAATCTGTCGATCCGGGGTGACAGGAAAACCCTGGAGAACAGATACCAGCGTTACTGCACCCTCTACAACGCTGAGTGTGACAAATTATCACCCAGGAGTGTCGAGGAGGTGCTGAAGCAGTGCGAAGAGGAAGAGGAGCTGGAGAGAATGACACATGAGGCGAAAATCAATGTCTCCAGACTGCACATCACCAGGAACAGCAATCAAAACGTGATCGAAGCAATGCAGAAGCACTACCTGGAGGCAAACAAGCACAAGTACGAGGACCTCATAGCTCAGATCAAGAGGAGAAAGACACCCAAACCACCGGTACGTCGATCTCTCATAAATGATGATCAGAGAGTCAATGGGGACGAGGGAACGAGAGATGAGGATCTCACCTCCGGACGAATGCTCCAGGATTCATTCCAGGATCAGGATTCCGATGATTCTTGCCTGCTTCAGACGTACATCAGTGACCATCCCATGAATTTTCTGTGTCTTGGGATGGGTGAGGACAGCTCCAGTccgaaaaagaagaagaagagggaTGAGGCACTGGTGCCTGATAACTCAATGAGGAATGGAGTGGATTCACCTGGAGAGCAGGCTGCCAGCATTTACGAGGTGACGACTGATGCGGAGACCGACGACGATGAGAGGGACTGTATGGATATATCGGTGATGACAGCATGTCCAGGTAATTCAGTGACGGTAATGGAGCCCAGTCTGAAGGAGGAAATGATGCTGATTGAGGAGAGAAAGTCCAAGGGTAGAATTTTAGCTGATTCAATTGCTAAGGATTTCTGCGACGACGACAGCAACGAGGACGAGGAAAAAGTCGAGGGCAAGGTCACGGGGTCGGGGAGGGGTGATAAAGAGAACGACGAGGGGGAGAGTATCGTTGCACGTCGACCAGTCAGGAAACGCAATCATCCATCGAGATTCAGAGATGAGGGGGAGAAGGGACAGAGCGGTAGATTGACTCCTATTGATGCACTCAGGGAGGAAATTAATGGGAATAAAGTGGTGGTGGAGAAGGGAAACGATGGAACTCTGAAGAGACGACGCAGGCGTAAGGCCACCGAGGGGAGTGAGGAACCACCCCGGCGACCTGTGCGAAAACGAGAGGCTGTCAATGTCTTGCAGggcaattga
- the LOC135169292 gene encoding sphingosine-1-phosphate phosphatase 1-like codes for MWREMIEDLKDPHLVARIQQFFGVDISYENPSPVTSQPDDPSRIIDKNGLVHENGKGIVHTNDESPEPTEKSSMERGLPVNNYFWYYLFLFGTELGDETFYCMFIPFWFWNIDGAVGRRIILVWSIIMSVGQALKDIMCWPRPACPPAVRLQSKWSQEYGMPSTHAMVGVAIPFGIILFTLNRYVYSVCSAIVMAVLWCSLICLSRLYLGMHTVLDILAGLGLAGAMMIPLVPIVDFTDRYLVTNEAALFLLFAIGAAAIIYYPVSDRWTPTRGDTAMVVSVATGIYLAALINFKTGAMQPPLIAPPYNIMWPTWTMLRCTILRTVLGFCCVLATKALSKFLGYTTICAILRVNAKDLMNSENSHENKDKVLVDLFCKYISCFMIGFNTVYLLPNVFIIMGIDRPAFFTEM; via the exons ATGTGGAGAGAAATGATAGAAGACCTGAAGGATCCTCACCTGGTGGCGAGAATCCAGCAGTTCTTCGGCGTGGACATTAGCTACGAAAACCCCTCCCCCGTCACCTCGCAACCTGACGATCCATCGAGGATAATCGATAAGAACGGATTAGTCCATGAAAATGGTAAAGGAATTGTCCACACGAATGACGAATCTCCCGAACCAACTGAGAAATCATCGATGGAAAGAGGACTGCCAGTGAATAATTACTTCTGGTACTATTTATTCCTCTTTGGGACTGAATTGGGAGACGAGACCTTCTACTGCATGTTTATTCCCTTCTGGTTCTGGAACATCGATGGGGCCGTGGGGAGGAGAATAATCTTAGTCTGGTCGATCATTATGTCCGTTGGACAAGCTCTGAAGGACATCATGTGCTGGCCACGTCCTGCCTGCCCTCCGGCTGTCAGACTCCAGAGCAAGTGGTCACAAGAGTACGGAATGCCCTCCACTCACGCTATGGTCGGTGTCGCCATTCCTTTTGGAATTATTCTGTTTACTCTGAACCGATACGTTTATTCTGTTTGTTCTGCAATCGTCATGGCAGTTTTGTG GTGTTCACTGATCTGCCTGAGCAGGTTGTACTTGGGGATGCACACCGTTCTGGATATACTAGCTGGTCTTGGACTGGCCGGGGCGATGATGATTCCACTAGTGCCAATTGTTGATTTTACAGATCGCTATTTAGTTACTAATGAGGCAGCTTTATTCTTACTATTTGCCATTGGTGCTGCtgctattatttattatcctgTTAGCGATAGGTGGACACCGACGAG GGGCGACACGGCGATGGTAGTATCAGTGGCGACTGGCATCTATCTAGCTGCTCTAATTAACTTCAAGACTGGAGCAATGCAGCCCCCACTCATTGCACCCCCTTACAACATAATGTGGCCGACATGGACGATGCTGAGATGTACGATATTGCGTACAGTCCTCGGTTTTTGCTGTGTTCTCGCTACTAAAGCTCTCAGCAAGTTCCTAGGCTACACGACGATCTGTGCCATACTCAGAGTAAATGCTAAAGACCTCATGAACAGTGAAAATTCTCACGAGAACAAGGACAAAGTACTCGTTGATCTGTTCTGCAAATATATTAGTTGTTTCATGATTGGTTTCAATACTGTTTATCTTCTGCCAAATGTCTTCATAATTATGGGGATCGATAGACCTGCGTTTTTCACAGAAATGTGA
- the LOC135169293 gene encoding PIH1 domain-containing protein 1, whose product MPNTLLDVDESLMKNNLLLPEYKEEGEEFDRLLKTLETPQTPSVVVRPHPGICIKTKTDTGDKIFVNVCHTKEIPPPEDISDDKLDKLLEEDTPSWCIPMSIGHEHMESDKSGSSCPTYDVAINTKFFDTCQEKKHFFAFAILTILSAIGEKYDKVVDSENYVVLKNRKVVGKLHDHRVAKRQPKYSSQTSASSPLIQEIPEEKTSKSKDEKSGAVRVDVVNSSQYVIFKKPREGKTEKLIGYFKLPPQCFKDEIRADIGEDRIVIEVSCHNYLVDIFVPFSIDQSSVTASLNADLNILQLDMPVTST is encoded by the exons ATGCCGAACACTCTCCTCGACGTTGATGAGTCACTTATGAAAAACAACCTCCTGCTTCCT GAATACAAGGAAGAGGGTGAGGAGTTTGATCGCCTTCTCAAGACCCTAGAGACTCCCCAGACACCCTCGGTAGTAGTCAGGCCTCACCCTGGCATATGCATCAAGACTAAAACGGACACTGGagataaaatatttgtcaacGTCTGTCACACTAAGGAAATTCCACCTCCTGAGGACATTTCAGATGACAAACTCGATAAGCTCCTGGAGGAGGACACCCCCTCGTGGTGCATCCCAATGAGCATTGGGCATGAACATATGGAGTCTGACAAAA GTGGCTCCTCGTGTCCGACGTACGATGTCGCCATAAACACCAAATTTTTCGACACATGCCAAGAGAAAAAGCACTTCTTTGCCTTCGCAATTCTGACAATTCTCTCAGCGATCGGTGAAAAATATGACAAAGTCGTCGATTCTGAGAATTACGTAGTTCTTAAGAATCGAAAAGTTGTGGGGAAGCTACACGACCACAGGGTGGCGAAACGTCAGCCGAAGTACTCATCGCAAACCTCTGCATCGAGCCCCTTAATCCAAGAAATCCCCGAGGAGAAAACTTCCAAATCCAAGGATGAAAAATCGGGGGCTGTGAGGGTTGATGTTGTTAATAGTTCGCAGtacgtaattttcaaaaagcCGAGGGAGGGGaaaacggaaaaattaatcggatatttcaaGCTCCCCCCTCAG TGTTTCAAAGATGAAATTCGAGCAGACATTGGTGAAGATAGGATTGTAATCGAAGTAAGCTGTCATAATTACctcgtcgatattttcgttccGTTCTCAATCGACCAGAGTTCCGTCACGGCTTCTCTGAATGCAGATCTCAAT ATACTGCAATTGGATATGCCAGTGACATCGACATGA
- the LOC135169291 gene encoding nuclear pore complex protein DDB_G0274915-like isoform X2 has product MVVCKYFQQGNCRFGQYCRFEHVGGFGGNGQSSAHKSYGDNKSNVLAVAEEVLAAERSGQWLLSCFGPFKEQGCIPGMEDVSPEEVRWEIYQAQKNGNVEQTKLQFQQLCQAMTRKREALKNPTHETADMLDKLQKFQGDSSFSSKSNFVLSTPQLSTSSITGNSFFAPKSFGTPSSGSFSEKVNATPVTQASIFSHSNTNTTSFFGAAPAFGAFGVPQTSNSIFGGSTKPMTSMFGNSQPLGTFSPTSSVAATSGAVPQASNQNLFSANQPQNSIFATSQSTSVFGGGSQGVDMFGGETITQQTGAPIFGSSSNSIFGQPKNNMTFGTAPVFGASGSGFGKTNAAPVFGAPGTFSNNPAALGMNMSSPFGASPGGTNGFANVAPSNHSPFTNTNNTVPFGTNNSTGASNLADNSLLGKLEMKTPGGAGHILAASSLATSQPESSNASIPAGFGNPIDPPENFSNRTSNPFISSSTTATANNPFLTKSQLSSDTFTQSPFSRPANNEVIDETIYSTEQDLSDNDKKMFLAASFTLGEISMRAPTIELR; this is encoded by the exons ATGGTAGTCTGCAAGTATTTTCAACAGGGTAACTGTCGATTTGGACAGTATTGCCGGTTCGAACATGTCGGAGGATTTG GAGGAAATGGGCAGAGTTCAGCCCATAAATCATACGGGGATAACAAAAGTAATGT GCTGGCAGTTGCTGAAGAAGTACTGGCAGCCGAAAGAAGCGGCCAATGGCTTCTATCGTGTTTTGGACCCTTCAAGGAACAAGGCTGTATTCCTGGTATGGAAGACGTATCCCCTGAAGAAGTTCGATGGGAAATCTATCAAGCTCAGAAAAATGGCAACGTTGAGCAGACAAAACTTCAATTTCAACAACTTTGCCAAGCAATGACAAGGAAACGAGAAGCGTTGAAGAATCCGACTCACGAAACAGCCGATATGTTagacaaattacaaaaatttcaggGAGACTCCAGCTTCTCATCGAAATCTAATTTTGTACTTTCGACTCCACAATTGAGTACTAGCTCCATTACTGGAAATTCCTTTTTTGCTCCTAAATCATTTGGCACTCCTTCGTCAGGATCTTTTAGTGAAAAGGTGAATGCCACTCCAGTTACTCAGGCATCGATTTTCAGTCATTCAAATACCAATACTACATCATTTTTCGGAGCAGCGCCCGCATTTGGAG CTTTTGGCGTACCTCAAACATCAAATTCCATTTTTGGAGGTTCTACGAAGCCCATGACTTCCATGTTCGGCAACTCCCAACCTCTGGGAACATTTAGTCCAACTTCGTCGGTTGCTGCGACATCGGGAGCTGTACCTCAAGCGAgtaatcaaaatttattcagtgCAAATCAACCGCAAAACAGTATTTTTGCCACGAGTCAATCAACTTCAGTTTTTGGCGGGGGAAGTCAGGGGGTAGATATGTTCGGAGGGGAGACCATTACTCAACAAACGGGAGCACCGATTTTTGGAAGTTCTTCGAACAGTATTTTCGGACAGCCGAAAAATAACATGACATTCGGTACTGCTCCAGTATTCGGGGCAAGCGGTAGTGGATTTGGAAAGACAAATGCTGCACCGGTATTTGGAGCTCCAGGAACATTCAGTAATAATCCCGCTGCCCTCGGT ATGAACATGAGTTCTCCGTTTGGCGCGTCCCCTGGAGGAACTAATGGCTTTGCAAACGTGGCACCATCAAACCACTCTCCTTTCACCAATACCAACAATACAGTTCCATTTGGAACTAATAATAGTACTGGTGCCTCAAATTTGGCTGATAACAGCTTAttgggaaaattggaaatgaaGACGCCCGGAGGTGCTGGCCATATCTTAGCAGCCAGTTCATTGGCGACCTCTCAGCCTGAATCTTCCAACGCTAGTATCCCAGCAGGTTTTGGAAACCCCATTGACCCtcctgaaaatttttccaacaggACCAGTAATCCATTTATTTCAAGTTCAACGACCGCAACGGCTAATAATCCTTTCCTTACAAAATCTCAATTATCTAGTGATACTTTTACACAATCACCATTTTCTAGGCCGGCAAATAATGAGGTGATTGATGAGACTATTTACAGTACAGAACAAGATCTCTCCGATAATGATAAGAAAATGTTCCTTGCTGCATCATTTACCTTGGGGGAGATATCAATGAGGGCTCCCACCATTGAGTTAAGGTAG
- the LOC135169291 gene encoding nuclear pore complex protein DDB_G0274915-like isoform X1: MVVCKYFQQGNCRFGQYCRFEHVGGFGGNGQSSAHKSYGDNKSNVLAVAEEVLAAERSGQWLLSCFGPFKEQGCIPGMEDVSPEEVRWEIYQAQKNGNVEQTKLQFQQLCQAMTRKREALKNPTHETADMLDKLQKFQGDSSFSSKSNFVLSTPQLSTSSITGNSFFAPKSFGTPSSGSFSEKVNATPVTQASIFSHSNTNTTSFFGAAPAFGAFGVPQTSNSIFGGSTKPMTSMFGNSQPLGTFSPTSSVAATSGAVPQASNQNLFSANQPQNSIFATSQSTSVFGGGSQGVDMFGGETITQQTGAPIFGSSSNSIFGQPKNNMTFGTAPVFGASGSGFGKTNAAPVFGAPGTFSNNPAALGQMNMSSPFGASPGGTNGFANVAPSNHSPFTNTNNTVPFGTNNSTGASNLADNSLLGKLEMKTPGGAGHILAASSLATSQPESSNASIPAGFGNPIDPPENFSNRTSNPFISSSTTATANNPFLTKSQLSSDTFTQSPFSRPANNEVIDETIYSTEQDLSDNDKKMFLAASFTLGEISMRAPTIELR, encoded by the exons ATGGTAGTCTGCAAGTATTTTCAACAGGGTAACTGTCGATTTGGACAGTATTGCCGGTTCGAACATGTCGGAGGATTTG GAGGAAATGGGCAGAGTTCAGCCCATAAATCATACGGGGATAACAAAAGTAATGT GCTGGCAGTTGCTGAAGAAGTACTGGCAGCCGAAAGAAGCGGCCAATGGCTTCTATCGTGTTTTGGACCCTTCAAGGAACAAGGCTGTATTCCTGGTATGGAAGACGTATCCCCTGAAGAAGTTCGATGGGAAATCTATCAAGCTCAGAAAAATGGCAACGTTGAGCAGACAAAACTTCAATTTCAACAACTTTGCCAAGCAATGACAAGGAAACGAGAAGCGTTGAAGAATCCGACTCACGAAACAGCCGATATGTTagacaaattacaaaaatttcaggGAGACTCCAGCTTCTCATCGAAATCTAATTTTGTACTTTCGACTCCACAATTGAGTACTAGCTCCATTACTGGAAATTCCTTTTTTGCTCCTAAATCATTTGGCACTCCTTCGTCAGGATCTTTTAGTGAAAAGGTGAATGCCACTCCAGTTACTCAGGCATCGATTTTCAGTCATTCAAATACCAATACTACATCATTTTTCGGAGCAGCGCCCGCATTTGGAG CTTTTGGCGTACCTCAAACATCAAATTCCATTTTTGGAGGTTCTACGAAGCCCATGACTTCCATGTTCGGCAACTCCCAACCTCTGGGAACATTTAGTCCAACTTCGTCGGTTGCTGCGACATCGGGAGCTGTACCTCAAGCGAgtaatcaaaatttattcagtgCAAATCAACCGCAAAACAGTATTTTTGCCACGAGTCAATCAACTTCAGTTTTTGGCGGGGGAAGTCAGGGGGTAGATATGTTCGGAGGGGAGACCATTACTCAACAAACGGGAGCACCGATTTTTGGAAGTTCTTCGAACAGTATTTTCGGACAGCCGAAAAATAACATGACATTCGGTACTGCTCCAGTATTCGGGGCAAGCGGTAGTGGATTTGGAAAGACAAATGCTGCACCGGTATTTGGAGCTCCAGGAACATTCAGTAATAATCCCGCTGCCCTCGGT CAGATGAACATGAGTTCTCCGTTTGGCGCGTCCCCTGGAGGAACTAATGGCTTTGCAAACGTGGCACCATCAAACCACTCTCCTTTCACCAATACCAACAATACAGTTCCATTTGGAACTAATAATAGTACTGGTGCCTCAAATTTGGCTGATAACAGCTTAttgggaaaattggaaatgaaGACGCCCGGAGGTGCTGGCCATATCTTAGCAGCCAGTTCATTGGCGACCTCTCAGCCTGAATCTTCCAACGCTAGTATCCCAGCAGGTTTTGGAAACCCCATTGACCCtcctgaaaatttttccaacaggACCAGTAATCCATTTATTTCAAGTTCAACGACCGCAACGGCTAATAATCCTTTCCTTACAAAATCTCAATTATCTAGTGATACTTTTACACAATCACCATTTTCTAGGCCGGCAAATAATGAGGTGATTGATGAGACTATTTACAGTACAGAACAAGATCTCTCCGATAATGATAAGAAAATGTTCCTTGCTGCATCATTTACCTTGGGGGAGATATCAATGAGGGCTCCCACCATTGAGTTAAGGTAG
- the LOC135169295 gene encoding serine/threonine-protein kinase RIO3-like has product MASAWAKIQPITKTISFDEITAEEMAKRIPEKEFETYENNVDKTDTLDQCGCYELDETDSDAVIAQLLQNQFNNEYDLMLKRTEEKFNGHSKVGISYVNYRISPTIGPDDRKEVVDDENADLDRFVNVEREYASIPRCGYKKNSEGSEIVTKHDMLMSSRINACRVLEFPPGISTGDTGGFDVKLNNKVFNSLRAHSYAHCSRQKSKPKTHHK; this is encoded by the exons ATGGCCTCTGCCTGGGCGAAAATTCAACCGATCACGAAAACAATTAGTTTCGATGAAATAACTGCTGAAGAAATGGCTAAACGAATACCAGAGAA GGAATTCGAGACGTATGAAAATAATGTTGACAAAACAGATACACTGGATCAATGCGGATGTTACGAACTGGACGAGACTGACAGTGATGCAGTCATAGCTCAGTTACTCCAGAATCAATTCAACAATGAGTACGACTTGATGTTGAAGAGAAcggaagaaaaattcaatggccATTCCAAAG TGGGCATATCGTATGTTAATTACCGTATATCCCCTACGATCGGTCCTGATGACAGAAAAGAAGTCGTCGATGATGAAAATGCCGACTTGGACAGATTTGTG AATGTCGAAAGGGAATATGCATCTATACCAAGATGtggttacaaaaaaaattcagaaggaTCAGAAATTGTCACGAAACATGACATGCTCATGTCATCAAGAATTAATGCTTGTCGAGTACTGGAATTTCCCCCGGGGATATCAACAGGAGATACTGGTGGATTTGATGTCAAGTTGAATAATAAGGTATTCAATTCACTACGAGCTCACAGCTATGCCCACTGTTCTCGACAAAAATCAAAACCAAAAACACATCATAAGTAA